Part of the Kitasatospora sp. NBC_01266 genome, GACCTGGACGCTGCACTCGCCCAGGAAGGCGTACGAGGTGCGGTCGAAGATGATCTCGTCGCGGGAGCCGCTGGCGGTGTTGGTGCGGGCGATGGCGATGCCGGTGCGCCCGGCGGCGTCGGTGGCGGCGTCGACCAGGACGACGCCGGGGATACTGGCCGCGGCCTGGTAGAGCGCGGCGGCGAGCTTGCCGGGCACGGCCTGTTCGCGGATCAGGTCGCCGATGGTGACGAAGGCCTCCTGGTCCGGCCCGCTGCCGGCCCCCCTCGTCTCGGCGTAGATCTTCCGCAGCAGTTCCTGCGGGTCGGTGGGCAGGGTGCGCAGGTAGTCGTAGGAGGGGCTGTTCAGGGAGGCGCCGCTGTCCGAGTTGAGCGCCTGGCCGCCTTCCGGGGTCTTGCCTTCCTCGGTGAGCCAGCCGGTGCGGCCGTCGGCCGAGAACCACACCTGCCGCTGGTGGGGCTTGTCGACCCACACCTTCGACGTGCCGCTGCTGAGGTCGACGGAGCCCTCGAGATGGGACACGGTGCTGTCGATGTAGACGTACTGCCCCGGTCGCAGGACAAGGTCGGGCGCGGCCTGCGCGGCCGAGGAGATCCGCTCCACCACGCCGGCCAGGCCCGTGGTGGAGCCGACCGTGACCGGGACGACGGGGGCCGCGACGCGCCCGCTGCGCGCGGGGGCTGCCGCTTGGCCGCCGTGGGTGAGGACCGCCACGGTGGCGGCCAGGGCGAAGGCCGCCACCGTGGCGGGCACGGCGATCAGCAGCCGGCGCCGGCTGCTGGCCGCCGGGCGGACCGGCACTGCGCCTTCGGGGGTGCGGGTGATCTCGCTCATCAGGAACTCCTCGATCTGGCGTCGCCGGCCGAGCGGGGCGGCAGCTACTGCGGCCGCGGGCAGCAGGTGCTTCAGCTCCGTGTCGTCAAGCGGCTGCCGCCGCCGCGGGATGCTGGTCATCTGTTCCACTCCTTGTCCGACCGGGCCGGAACCATCCGGCCACCCTGTACTTGTCCGGCGCCCCGCAGGGGTTCCGGGCGAGTTTTCGAAGCCCGCCGCAGTTCCTTGTCGGCCAGGGAACGCAGCCGGGTGCGGGCCCTGGAGAGCCTGGAGCGCACGGTGCCGACCGGGATGCCCAGTGCCTCAGCGGCCTCGGGATAGCTGAGGCCGGCCCACACGCACAGCGAGAAAACCTCACGCTCCGCACGACGGAGTTTCTCCAATGCCGCTTTGGCTGCCAGGAGTTGCTCGTGGTCGGCGAGACGGCCGACCAACTCGTCGGCGAAGTCCGGGGCCGGTTCGGTCAGCGGCATGCGGGCGAGGGCGGCCGCATGCCGGCGGGCGGCCCGGGCTCGGTTGCGCAGCACGTTGACGGTGATGCCCATCAGCCAGGGGCGGGGAGTGGTCCCCTCGTC contains:
- a CDS encoding RNA polymerase sigma factor, with product MHERIRAGDPGAFRQLFQEHAQAVLAHAVRVSGDRAGAEDVMAVVFLEAWRLRDKLRDEGTTPRPWLMGITVNVLRNRARAARRHAAALARMPLTEPAPDFADELVGRLADHEQLLAAKAALEKLRRAEREVFSLCVWAGLSYPEAAEALGIPVGTVRSRLSRARTRLRSLADKELRRASKTRPEPLRGAGQVQGGRMVPARSDKEWNR
- a CDS encoding CU044_5270 family protein, which translates into the protein MTSIPRRRQPLDDTELKHLLPAAAVAAAPLGRRRQIEEFLMSEITRTPEGAVPVRPAASSRRRLLIAVPATVAAFALAATVAVLTHGGQAAAPARSGRVAAPVVPVTVGSTTGLAGVVERISSAAQAAPDLVLRPGQYVYIDSTVSHLEGSVDLSSGTSKVWVDKPHQRQVWFSADGRTGWLTEEGKTPEGGQALNSDSGASLNSPSYDYLRTLPTDPQELLRKIYAETRGAGSGPDQEAFVTIGDLIREQAVPGKLAAALYQAAASIPGVVLVDAATDAAGRTGIAIARTNTASGSRDEIIFDRTSYAFLGECSVQVTEADGVEPGTVTANTAVLKRAAADAPGNRPGNAQA